The proteins below come from a single Pandoraea apista genomic window:
- a CDS encoding MFS transporter, with amino-acid sequence MATLQTMDISRLIDAQKPGRFAFLTIFCAWILMLTDGYELTALAYAAPSLVRDWQIPRAALGPAFGINVFGIMVGSILFGFLGDRFGRKRALLWGTVWYGVLTLATVKATSIDHLLVLRFLAGIGIGGAVPNAFVLISEFAPKRLRATWVTLMFTGYTLGASLGGAVAAVLVGPYGWHAIFLIGGVAPLAVAAVLAVVMPESLRFLVLKGWRPAEVVRLVRKIDPAANVDTSTRFFVGDEPAPAPFRWAMLFHGRLRTITPVLWLAYIANSMALFALQNWLPILVEAVGVPARQAALVSAMFSIGGTAGGLALMRFIDRYGARMIVFLPLFGCPLVALLGSGMPAMLLTAAVFLVGFCVAGTQSGLNAVAPTVYPSAIRGKGTGIAIGVAKIGSISGPMIGGLLLSLSLPVSTLFVAAAAPVAVVVLLALVLGRTTRRGTADDSAGPHPTPSSAPVTAKS; translated from the coding sequence ATGGCAACGCTGCAAACGATGGATATTTCGCGTCTCATCGACGCGCAAAAACCCGGGCGATTCGCATTTCTGACGATCTTCTGCGCCTGGATTCTCATGCTCACCGATGGGTACGAGCTTACGGCCCTTGCCTATGCGGCCCCCTCGTTGGTGCGAGACTGGCAGATTCCCCGCGCCGCGCTGGGACCCGCCTTCGGCATCAACGTGTTCGGGATCATGGTCGGCTCGATCCTGTTCGGCTTTCTGGGCGATCGATTCGGACGCAAGCGCGCGCTGCTCTGGGGCACGGTCTGGTATGGCGTGCTCACACTCGCGACGGTGAAGGCAACCTCCATCGACCACCTGCTGGTGCTCCGCTTCCTCGCCGGCATTGGTATCGGCGGCGCCGTTCCTAACGCGTTCGTGCTGATTTCGGAGTTTGCGCCCAAGCGCCTGCGCGCCACCTGGGTGACATTGATGTTCACCGGCTACACGCTCGGCGCGAGTCTCGGGGGCGCCGTTGCCGCCGTGCTCGTCGGCCCGTACGGATGGCACGCCATCTTCCTGATCGGCGGCGTAGCGCCGCTCGCGGTCGCGGCGGTGCTCGCTGTTGTCATGCCCGAGTCGCTGCGCTTTCTCGTACTCAAAGGCTGGCGTCCCGCAGAAGTGGTGCGACTCGTACGCAAGATCGATCCGGCGGCCAATGTCGACACCTCCACGCGCTTCTTCGTGGGCGACGAACCCGCACCGGCGCCGTTCCGTTGGGCCATGCTGTTCCACGGACGCTTGCGCACGATCACGCCCGTGCTGTGGCTCGCCTACATCGCCAACTCGATGGCCCTGTTCGCGTTGCAGAACTGGCTGCCCATTCTGGTGGAAGCCGTGGGGGTACCGGCCCGACAAGCTGCGCTGGTCTCGGCCATGTTCTCCATCGGCGGCACGGCAGGCGGCCTCGCGCTGATGCGTTTCATCGATCGCTACGGTGCTCGCATGATCGTGTTTCTGCCGCTCTTCGGATGCCCCCTGGTCGCCCTGCTGGGCAGCGGCATGCCAGCCATGCTGCTAACTGCCGCCGTGTTCCTCGTCGGATTCTGCGTCGCCGGCACGCAGTCGGGTCTGAACGCCGTGGCACCGACCGTCTACCCCAGCGCCATCCGGGGCAAAGGCACGGGTATCGCCATCGGCGTCGCCAAGATCGGCTCGATCTCGGGGCCAATGATCGGCGGTCTGCTTCTCTCGCTCTCGCTACCGGTGTCGACCCTGTTCGTCGCGGCCGCCGCGCCGGTGGCTGTCGTGGTGTTGCTGGCGCTCGTGCTGGGACGCACGACACGCCGCGGCACCGCAGACGACAGCGCAGGGCCGCACCCGACCCCGTCGTCGGCCCCGGTCACCGCAAAGAGCTGA
- a CDS encoding FAD-dependent oxidoreductase has translation MQLDTNTRVVRRATHTPAWHVDADICIVGAGISGTSAALEAAALGRKVVLVDSLPALGGQAVNSIIGTFCGLFSNGPKRFQVTHGIADGILRDLGAQGALHYKEGPLTTVVLYDEIALSRWIEQKILDAGITVILGAVIGHVAMEGRRVQRVTLATRYGDVHVDAKGFVDASGDAALAWNAGLACREPITPVHGTQMVVLEGLDETHAPTPAEFKERVASRANAYGLERKDGLVFYFRGRNIGIANMTHIETPLEPVAASHTALVGRDQADRAFEFLRTEYPEVYRNARIRSYGLPGIRQTRWIVGTHTLSAEEVIAAKAFPDAVARTSWPIELHDRPEGYVWQPFGDDHLHTVPLGSLLAADADNVIAAGRCIDADSSALSSVRVMGPCIAMGAAAAHVLDMAGAGSVHDIDRAALRERIADNVDRIDPPHLS, from the coding sequence ATGCAATTGGACACTAATACTCGCGTGGTGCGCCGCGCGACCCACACGCCCGCGTGGCACGTCGACGCCGACATCTGCATCGTGGGCGCCGGCATTTCCGGCACCTCGGCCGCACTGGAAGCGGCAGCGCTTGGCCGAAAGGTGGTACTCGTCGACAGCCTTCCCGCGCTTGGCGGGCAAGCCGTCAATTCCATCATCGGCACCTTCTGCGGACTGTTCTCCAACGGGCCAAAACGCTTTCAGGTCACGCACGGCATCGCCGACGGTATCCTGCGCGACCTCGGCGCCCAAGGCGCGTTGCACTACAAGGAAGGCCCCCTCACGACCGTGGTGCTGTATGACGAGATCGCGCTCTCGCGCTGGATCGAACAGAAGATTCTCGACGCCGGTATCACCGTCATTCTCGGTGCAGTCATCGGGCATGTGGCCATGGAAGGCCGTCGCGTGCAGCGCGTAACGCTGGCTACGCGATACGGCGACGTTCACGTCGACGCCAAGGGCTTTGTGGACGCCAGCGGCGACGCCGCGCTCGCCTGGAATGCCGGACTGGCGTGCCGCGAACCGATCACGCCGGTACATGGCACGCAGATGGTCGTGCTGGAAGGGCTCGACGAGACGCATGCCCCGACCCCGGCCGAGTTCAAGGAGCGCGTGGCCAGCCGCGCGAACGCCTACGGGCTGGAGCGCAAGGACGGTCTCGTCTTCTATTTCCGCGGCCGCAACATCGGTATCGCGAACATGACACACATCGAAACGCCGCTGGAACCGGTGGCCGCATCGCATACGGCACTGGTGGGGCGCGATCAGGCGGACCGCGCCTTCGAATTTCTCAGGACCGAATACCCCGAGGTGTATCGCAACGCACGCATTCGCAGCTACGGGCTGCCGGGTATCCGGCAAACGCGCTGGATCGTCGGCACCCACACGCTGAGCGCCGAAGAAGTGATTGCCGCGAAGGCGTTCCCCGACGCCGTGGCGCGCACGTCCTGGCCAATCGAACTTCACGACCGTCCGGAAGGGTACGTTTGGCAACCCTTCGGCGACGATCACCTGCACACCGTGCCGCTGGGCAGTCTGCTCGCCGCCGACGCCGATAACGTGATTGCCGCGGGCCGCTGCATCGACGCCGACTCGAGCGCGCTGTCGAGCGTGCGTGTGATGGGGCCGTGTATTGCGATGGGCGCTGCGGCGGCGCACGTACTCGATATGGCCGGTGCGGGCAGCGTTCACGACATCGACCGCGCAGCGTTGCGCGAGCGAATTGCCGACAACGTCGACCGGATCGACCCGCCGCATTTGTCATGA
- a CDS encoding aconitase X swivel domain-containing protein — MNTTTHIERRDAPQSATETFVLHGRRVVGGRTEGEALVTRERISGWGGIDPRSGTVIETRHELRGVSFAGKVLVFPGAKGSSGWSSQFHIARLAGTAPIAMLFNEMTTKMALGAVVTHAPALTDFDRDPLTLIQSGDWVVVDADRGVVEVTRRIATV; from the coding sequence ATGAACACCACGACACACATCGAACGGCGAGACGCCCCGCAAAGCGCCACGGAAACCTTCGTGCTCCATGGCCGGCGCGTGGTCGGCGGGCGCACCGAGGGCGAAGCGCTCGTCACGCGCGAGCGCATTTCCGGCTGGGGCGGCATCGACCCGCGCAGCGGCACGGTCATTGAAACGCGTCACGAACTTCGCGGCGTGAGCTTTGCGGGCAAGGTGCTGGTGTTCCCCGGCGCGAAAGGCTCGTCGGGCTGGTCGAGCCAGTTTCACATTGCACGGCTGGCAGGCACCGCGCCGATCGCCATGTTGTTCAACGAGATGACCACCAAGATGGCGCTCGGCGCCGTGGTCACACACGCGCCCGCGCTGACCGATTTTGACCGCGATCCGCTCACGCTCATCCAATCGGGCGACTGGGTGGTGGTCGATGCCGATCGCGGTGTGGTCGAAGTGACCCGGCGCATTGCGACCGTCTGA
- a CDS encoding aconitase X, giving the protein MQLTHDEQAMLDGTQGPAVQKAMDLLVRYGEALGAERLVDTNNVCGTLGATTPFLRDFGTRGGTLDLDAVFSEFNLDSAEVVPVPRMKAYSSHLQQGFDPEHAERQGISAEVVKLYRAGEAYAGRLGVQPLHTCAPYQVGNVPVRGEHCAWMESSAVVYINAVLGARSNAEGRESAGAAMLTGKIPYWGLHLTENRFGTDLVQVDVPIDNVFEWGLLGYYVGEVVSEGIPVLQGIQGPANLPRLKHFGAAAASSGGVEMYHIVGTTPEARTLDEAFGTRKARQTLRYGAAERRLAYERVNTTARDTDVDFVMLGCPHYSIEQIWEVCQLLEGQKVHENTELWIFTPRATRQLADQAGYTRIIESAGAHLMSDTCSALGRVMPKGTRVAAVDSAKQAHYLPAIMNIQAWCGTTAECISAALSGRWTGALA; this is encoded by the coding sequence ATGCAACTGACCCACGACGAGCAGGCCATGCTTGACGGCACGCAGGGCCCTGCCGTGCAGAAAGCGATGGATCTGCTGGTGCGTTACGGCGAAGCGCTCGGTGCCGAGCGCCTCGTCGACACCAACAACGTGTGCGGCACACTCGGCGCCACCACACCGTTTCTGCGCGATTTCGGCACCCGCGGCGGCACGCTCGATCTCGACGCCGTCTTTTCCGAATTCAACCTCGACAGCGCCGAGGTCGTGCCCGTGCCTCGCATGAAGGCCTACAGCAGCCATCTCCAGCAAGGCTTCGATCCCGAACATGCCGAGCGGCAAGGCATTTCAGCGGAAGTCGTGAAACTCTATCGCGCAGGCGAAGCGTATGCGGGCCGGCTCGGCGTGCAGCCGCTGCACACGTGTGCGCCGTATCAGGTCGGCAATGTACCGGTGCGCGGCGAGCATTGCGCGTGGATGGAGTCGTCGGCAGTCGTGTACATCAACGCCGTGCTCGGGGCACGCAGCAACGCCGAAGGACGCGAGAGCGCGGGCGCCGCGATGCTCACCGGCAAGATCCCCTACTGGGGGCTGCATCTGACGGAAAACCGTTTCGGCACCGATCTCGTGCAAGTCGACGTGCCGATCGACAACGTCTTCGAATGGGGACTTCTCGGCTATTACGTTGGCGAAGTCGTCTCCGAAGGCATTCCCGTCCTGCAGGGCATTCAGGGGCCAGCCAATCTCCCGCGCCTCAAGCACTTCGGCGCGGCGGCGGCATCGTCAGGCGGTGTCGAGATGTACCACATCGTTGGCACAACGCCGGAAGCGCGAACACTCGACGAAGCGTTCGGCACGCGCAAAGCCCGCCAGACCCTGCGTTACGGCGCGGCCGAACGGCGCCTCGCTTACGAGCGCGTGAACACCACGGCGCGCGACACCGACGTGGACTTCGTGATGCTCGGCTGCCCGCATTACTCCATCGAACAGATCTGGGAGGTCTGCCAATTACTCGAGGGCCAGAAGGTGCATGAAAACACCGAGCTCTGGATCTTTACCCCGCGCGCGACACGTCAGTTGGCGGATCAGGCGGGATACACACGAATCATCGAGTCGGCCGGCGCACATCTCATGAGCGACACGTGTTCCGCACTCGGACGAGTCATGCCCAAGGGCACGCGAGTCGCGGCCGTCGATTCGGCCAAGCAAGCGCATTACCTGCCGGCCATCATGAACATTCAAGCCTGGTGCGGCACCACGGCCGAGTGTATTTCGGCCGCGCTCAGCGGTCGCTGGACGGGAGCATTGGCATGA